Proteins co-encoded in one Metabacillus sp. KUDC1714 genomic window:
- a CDS encoding DUF350 domain-containing protein: MKGFWENELVQIAAYYSVVVLCIIVFLTIFELVTKYKNWEEIQNGNMAVAMATGGKIFGIANIFRFSINQHDSLLEMMGSGLFGFILLLLGYFIYEFMTPKFRIDEEIQKDNRAVGFISLVISVGLSFVIGAGI; the protein is encoded by the coding sequence ATGAAAGGATTCTGGGAAAATGAATTAGTCCAAATTGCTGCTTACTACAGTGTTGTTGTTCTTTGTATTATTGTGTTTTTAACAATATTTGAGCTTGTGACAAAATATAAAAATTGGGAAGAAATTCAAAATGGAAATATGGCTGTTGCAATGGCAACAGGGGGAAAAATATTCGGCATTGCAAATATTTTTAGATTTTCAATTAACCAACATGATAGCTTATTGGAAATGATGGGATCTGGACTATTTGGTTTTATTCTCTTGCTATTAGGCTACTTTATTTATGAGTTTATGACGCCAAAGTTCAGAATAGATGAAGAAATACAAAAGGACAATCGAGCGGTTGGCTTTATCTCACTTGTTATATCAGTGGGTTTATCGTTTGTCATTGGAGCAGGGATATAA
- a CDS encoding AMP-binding protein, whose product MEIQKPWLHHYPAEVPHEITIDEKPLYEYLQHAADKFPTKTAIHFLGKELSYSELYNQSLKLANYLQSLGLQKGDRVSIMLPNCPQAVISYYGVLFAGGVVVQTNPLYMERELEYQLKDSESTFMVTLDLLYPKASKMKALTSLKHIIVTSIKDFLPFPKNLLYPFVQKKQNQIVVKVEHQGDTHLFKQIMSLAEPKVDLPDINPSEDIALLQYTGGTTGFPKGVMLSHKNIVANTQMCASWLYKCRRGEESLLGIVPFFHVYGMTIVMNLSVMQAFKMILLPKFDATDTLKTIGKLKPTLFPGAPTIYIALLNHPDIQKYDLSSIDCCISGSAPLPVEVQEQFEKVTGGRLVEGYGLSEASPVTHANFLWDKRKTGSVGVPWPSTDAAIFSYENGEVADTNELGEIIIRGPQVMKGYWNNKEETEAILKNGWLLTGDIGYMDEEGFFYVVDRKKDMIIAGGYNIYPREIEEVLYEHEKVQEVVVAGVPDPYRGETVKAYIVLREHQNATTEEFNEYARQHLAAYKVPRIYEFRDELPKTAVGKILRRALIEEEKEKLKDAK is encoded by the coding sequence ATGGAAATTCAAAAACCTTGGCTACATCATTATCCAGCAGAAGTCCCTCACGAAATAACCATTGATGAAAAACCGCTATACGAATATTTACAGCATGCCGCAGATAAATTCCCAACAAAAACAGCCATTCATTTCCTGGGGAAAGAACTTTCTTATTCTGAACTTTATAATCAATCTCTCAAGCTAGCGAACTATTTACAATCGCTTGGCTTACAAAAAGGCGATCGTGTGTCCATAATGTTACCAAACTGTCCTCAAGCTGTTATTTCATACTATGGTGTACTATTTGCGGGTGGCGTCGTTGTTCAAACAAATCCACTTTATATGGAGAGAGAACTTGAATATCAGTTAAAAGATAGCGAGTCTACATTTATGGTAACCCTTGATTTATTATATCCGAAAGCTTCTAAAATGAAAGCGTTAACAAGTCTAAAGCATATAATCGTTACAAGTATAAAAGATTTTTTACCATTTCCTAAAAATCTTTTATACCCTTTTGTGCAAAAGAAGCAAAATCAAATAGTTGTAAAAGTTGAGCATCAAGGTGATACACATTTATTTAAGCAGATAATGTCTTTAGCTGAGCCAAAAGTAGATTTACCGGATATAAACCCTTCAGAGGATATTGCCTTACTTCAGTATACGGGAGGGACAACGGGTTTTCCGAAGGGAGTCATGCTCTCACATAAAAATATTGTTGCGAATACACAAATGTGTGCATCCTGGTTGTATAAATGTAGAAGAGGAGAAGAATCATTATTAGGAATCGTTCCATTTTTTCATGTTTATGGAATGACAATAGTAATGAATTTATCTGTAATGCAGGCATTTAAAATGATTCTCTTACCGAAATTTGATGCAACAGATACATTAAAAACAATTGGAAAATTAAAACCGACTCTTTTTCCAGGTGCTCCAACCATTTATATAGCATTATTAAATCATCCTGACATTCAAAAATATGATCTTTCATCCATTGATTGTTGTATTAGTGGTTCAGCACCACTTCCAGTTGAAGTCCAGGAACAATTTGAGAAGGTGACAGGTGGACGTCTTGTAGAAGGATACGGTTTATCAGAGGCGTCCCCAGTAACTCATGCAAACTTTTTATGGGATAAAAGAAAAACCGGGAGTGTAGGTGTTCCATGGCCAAGTACGGATGCAGCGATATTTTCGTATGAAAATGGTGAAGTCGCTGATACAAATGAGTTAGGGGAAATAATCATTCGTGGACCTCAAGTAATGAAGGGATACTGGAATAATAAAGAGGAAACCGAAGCTATCCTTAAAAATGGTTGGTTGCTTACAGGTGATATCGGCTATATGGATGAAGAAGGATTTTTCTACGTTGTTGATCGTAAAAAGGATATGATCATTGCTGGTGGGTATAATATTTATCCACGTGAAATAGAAGAAGTCCTATATGAGCATGAAAAAGTCCAAGAGGTAGTTGTTGCAGGTGTTCCAGATCCTTATCGAGGTGAAACGGTAAAGGCCTATATTGTGTTAAGGGAGCATCAAAATGCAACAACAGAGGAATTTAATGAATATGCACGGCAGCATCTTGCAGCGTACAAAGTACCTCGTATTTATGAGTTTAGAGACGAGTTACCAAAAACGGCAGTAGGAAAAATTTTGAGACGTGCATTAATTGAGGAAGAAAAAGAAAAATTAAAAGATGCGAAATGA
- a CDS encoding IS3 family transposase (programmed frameshift): MSKIIFNEFQRQQLENNPNVNHVSDRSISYKPEFKIAAIKEYKNGKGPTDIFIEYGFDLDIIGSKKPQQCLKRWRKTYEKYGEEGFKNELRGKGSTGRPSSKDLTVEDKLKKAEARIAFLEMEKRLLKKVRRTREEGEETKLTLSEKFQLIEATIRRYGLVRMVSYLCELATVKRKSYYAWLKAEPKRIDRERKDVQDYKLIKQVFDEKNGKSGGRDIRMVLENDYFTVMNLKKIYRIMNKFNLESKIRRSNPYKRMAQATQEHRTRPNILNRNFVHSEPGKVLLTDITYLYLENGIPVYLSCVKDGSTREILAYYLSTTLEMRLVYRTLDNLINALDGNVHPEAILHSDQGFHYTNPEYRKKVKKLGFIQSMSRKGNCWDNAPIESFFGHLKDEIDASSCQTLTELKGVIEDYMVYYNTYRYQWGLKKMAPEQYRSHLLSA; this comes from the exons ATGAGTAAAATTATTTTTAATGAATTTCAACGTCAACAACTGGAGAACAATCCAAATGTCAATCATGTATCAGATCGGTCGATCTCTTACAAACCTGAATTTAAAATTGCTGCCATTAAGGAATACAAAAATGGCAAAGGGCCAACGGATATTTTCATTGAATATGGATTTGATCTAGACATAATTGGATCTAAAAAGCCTCAACAATGTTTAAAGCGTTGGAGAAAAACTTATGAAAAGTATGGTGAGGAAGGTTTTAAGAATGAGCTTCGTGGTAAAGGAAGCACTGGACGCCCATCTTCGAAGGATCTTACAGTAGAAGATAAACTAAAAAAAGCAGAGGCACGTATTGCCTTCTTAGAGATGGAGA AACGACTTCTTAAAAAAGTTAGAAGAACTAGAGAGGAAGGCGAAGAAACAAAATTAACATTATCAGAAAAGTTCCAACTAATTGAGGCCACAATTCGTAGATATGGTCTAGTTAGAATGGTATCTTATCTTTGTGAATTAGCTACAGTAAAACGCAAAAGTTACTATGCCTGGCTTAAGGCTGAACCCAAGCGTATCGATAGAGAACGTAAGGATGTACAGGATTATAAACTTATAAAACAAGTCTTCGATGAAAAGAATGGTAAATCAGGTGGACGAGATATAAGAATGGTTCTAGAAAATGATTATTTCACTGTGATGAATCTCAAGAAAATCTATCGTATTATGAATAAGTTTAACCTAGAGTCAAAAATTAGAAGGTCAAACCCTTACAAACGAATGGCTCAGGCAACACAAGAACACCGGACTCGTCCAAATATCCTGAATCGAAATTTCGTACATAGTGAGCCTGGTAAAGTGTTACTTACTGACATCACCTATCTTTATTTAGAAAATGGCATACCTGTATATTTGTCATGTGTTAAAGACGGTTCAACACGTGAAATCTTGGCCTACTATCTCTCGACAACATTAGAAATGCGACTTGTTTATCGAACACTTGATAACTTAATTAATGCCTTGGACGGGAACGTCCACCCAGAAGCCATACTCCATTCTGATCAAGGATTTCACTATACAAATCCAGAATATCGAAAAAAAGTTAAGAAACTTGGGTTTATTCAATCTATGTCTCGTAAAGGAAACTGTTGGGATAACGCACCAATAGAATCATTCTTTGGCCATTTAAAAGATGAGATTGATGCTTCTTCATGTCAAACACTCACAGAATTAAAAGGGGTAATTGAAGATTATATGGTCTACTATAATACTTACCGATATCAATGGGGATTAAAAAAGATGGCCCCGGAACAATACCGAAGCCACCTATTAAGTGCATAA